A single genomic interval of Arthrobacter sp. NicSoilB8 harbors:
- a CDS encoding bifunctional allantoicase/(S)-ureidoglycine aminohydrolase, producing the protein MTNYFSPEGGLPPQTQLLTDRAVVKEAYTVIPKGVLRDIVTSNLPGWTNTRAWIIARPIAGFATTFSQLIVEVAPGGGSDKPEAEAGVEGVVFLTKGELTLTLDGEIHHLEAGGYAYLAAGADWKVSNDSDGDVASFQWIRKAYEPLEGFTAKSFVTRDQDVEPRPMPDTNGVWATTRFVDPDDLAHDMHVNIVTFQPGGSIPFAETHVMEHGLFVLEGKAVYRLNDDWVEVEAGDFMWLRAFCPQACYAGGPGPFRYLLYKDVNRQIRLT; encoded by the coding sequence ATGACCAACTACTTTTCCCCCGAAGGCGGCCTGCCGCCCCAGACCCAGCTCCTCACCGACCGCGCGGTGGTCAAGGAGGCGTACACCGTCATCCCGAAGGGGGTGCTGCGCGACATCGTCACCAGCAACCTTCCCGGCTGGACCAACACCCGCGCCTGGATCATTGCCCGGCCCATTGCCGGCTTCGCCACGACGTTCTCGCAGCTGATCGTGGAAGTGGCGCCGGGCGGCGGGAGCGACAAGCCCGAGGCGGAGGCCGGCGTCGAAGGCGTCGTCTTCCTCACCAAGGGCGAACTGACGCTCACGCTCGACGGCGAAATCCACCACCTTGAGGCCGGCGGCTACGCCTACCTCGCCGCCGGCGCGGACTGGAAGGTGTCCAACGACTCCGACGGCGACGTGGCCAGCTTCCAGTGGATCCGCAAGGCCTATGAGCCGCTGGAAGGCTTCACGGCGAAGTCCTTCGTGACCCGCGACCAGGACGTCGAGCCGCGGCCCATGCCGGACACCAACGGCGTCTGGGCGACCACCCGCTTCGTGGACCCGGACGACCTCGCCCACGACATGCACGTCAACATCGTCACGTTCCAGCCCGGCGGTTCCATCCCGTTCGCCGAAACCCACGTCATGGAACACGGGCTCTTCGTCCTGGAGGGCAAGGCCGTCTACCGCCTCAACGACGACTGGGTGGAAGTCGAGGCCGGCGACTTCATGTGGCTCCGCGCCTTCTGCCCGCAGGCCTGCTATGCCGGCGGACCGGGCCCGTTCCGCTACTTGCTCTACAAGGACGTCAACCGCCAGATCCGCCTCACCTAA
- the aceB gene encoding malate synthase A, which produces MALTISARRPVDRAEEILTPEALAFIDQLHRRFAATRGELLKARAVKREDVARTGRLDFLPETRDIREGDWTVAPAPAALQDRRVEMTGPAAPAKMAINALNSGAKVWLADLEDASTPTWSNVIESILNLRDAAAGTLSYTSPEGKEYTLRTDAPLAVVVARPRGWHMSERHLLIDGEHTVGALVDFGLHFFHTARQLLENGHGPYYYLPKMESHLEARLWNEIFVFAQDYLGIPQGTIRATVLIETIPAAFEMDEILYELRDHASGLNAGRWDYLFSIIKYFRDAGPRFVLPDRATVAMTAPFMRAYTELLVKTCHHRGAFAMGGMAAVIPNRREPEVTAQAFEKVRADKTREANDGFDGSWVAHPDLVPVCRDVFDAVLGERPNQLDKQRPEVSVTADQLLDVASADGTVTEAGLRLNLYVAVAYTAVWISGNGAVAIHNLMEDAATAEISRSQVWQQIRNHVVLADTGRTVTRELVSGILAEETERLRGEVGEDAFAKHYLPASKLIGDICLSEDYTDFLTTPAYELVG; this is translated from the coding sequence ATGGCCCTCACCATTTCAGCCCGCCGCCCCGTTGACCGCGCGGAGGAGATCCTCACTCCCGAGGCGCTGGCCTTCATCGACCAACTGCACCGGCGCTTCGCCGCCACCCGCGGGGAACTGCTCAAGGCCCGCGCGGTCAAACGCGAGGACGTGGCCCGCACCGGCCGGCTCGATTTCCTGCCGGAAACCCGCGACATCCGTGAGGGCGACTGGACCGTTGCGCCCGCCCCCGCAGCCCTGCAGGATCGCCGGGTGGAAATGACGGGCCCGGCCGCACCGGCGAAGATGGCCATCAATGCCCTGAACTCGGGGGCCAAAGTCTGGCTCGCCGACCTTGAGGACGCCAGCACCCCCACGTGGTCCAACGTGATCGAATCGATCCTGAACCTCCGTGACGCCGCGGCCGGCACCCTGTCCTACACCTCCCCCGAGGGGAAGGAATACACGCTCCGGACCGATGCCCCTCTGGCCGTCGTCGTGGCCCGCCCGCGCGGCTGGCACATGAGCGAGCGGCATCTGCTGATCGACGGCGAACACACCGTGGGCGCCCTGGTGGACTTCGGCTTGCACTTCTTCCACACCGCCCGGCAGCTGCTGGAGAACGGCCACGGCCCGTACTACTACCTGCCCAAGATGGAAAGCCACCTCGAGGCCCGGCTCTGGAACGAGATCTTCGTCTTTGCCCAGGACTACCTCGGCATTCCGCAAGGCACCATCCGCGCCACGGTCCTGATCGAGACCATCCCCGCAGCGTTCGAGATGGACGAGATCCTCTACGAACTCCGCGACCACGCCTCCGGCCTGAACGCGGGCCGCTGGGACTACCTGTTCAGCATCATCAAGTACTTCCGCGACGCCGGTCCGCGCTTTGTGCTCCCGGACCGCGCCACCGTGGCGATGACCGCGCCGTTTATGCGCGCCTATACCGAGCTGCTGGTCAAGACCTGCCACCACCGGGGCGCTTTCGCCATGGGCGGCATGGCCGCCGTCATTCCCAACCGCCGCGAACCCGAGGTGACTGCCCAGGCGTTCGAGAAAGTGCGCGCGGACAAGACCCGCGAGGCGAACGACGGCTTTGACGGCTCCTGGGTGGCCCACCCGGACCTGGTGCCGGTGTGCCGGGACGTCTTTGACGCCGTTCTGGGCGAGCGGCCGAACCAGCTGGACAAGCAGCGCCCGGAAGTCTCGGTCACCGCGGACCAGCTCCTGGACGTCGCCTCCGCAGACGGCACGGTCACCGAGGCGGGCCTGCGCCTGAACCTCTACGTCGCCGTCGCCTACACCGCCGTGTGGATCTCGGGCAACGGCGCGGTCGCCATCCACAACCTGATGGAGGACGCCGCGACGGCGGAGATCTCCCGCTCACAGGTATGGCAGCAGATCCGCAACCACGTGGTCCTCGCCGACACCGGCAGGACCGTGACCCGCGAGCTGGTGTCCGGGATCCTGGCCGAGGAAACCGAGAGGCTCCGCGGCGAGGTGGGCGAGGACGCCTTCGCGAAGCACTATCTGCCCGCCAGCAAGCTCATCGGCGATATTTGCCTCTCAGAGGACTACACGGACTTCCTCACCACTCCGGCCTACGAACTGGTGGGCTGA
- a CDS encoding glycerate kinase yields the protein MKVVIAPDKFKGSLSAPDVARHVEAGLQRACGGNLEVIRIPVADGGEGTLDAAVGSGFTRRSAVVTGPTGQRLRAEFAVRGREAVIEMAAASGLAVLPGGPAGAGSGGAGSGGAGEAVSGGRPDSDTAKGATSLGTGELIRAALDAGCRQIILGVGGSANTDGGAGVLQGLGARLLDADGSELPPGGAALARLAWIDFAGFDSRLDEARFVLASDVDNPLLGPAGAAAVFGPQKGATPADVETLDAALAHFVDVLAAEIGPRALKAADAPGAGAAGGVGYAAIAVLAAARRPGIDVVLEFTRLGDRLAGADLVITGEGSLDEQSLLGKTPMGVARAAARAGVPVVAVCGRTTLTQRQQVDSGFRQVYPLTSLESKVEICIAEAGPLLEQLGKHIGAELPGLVPASMAPGKSARTKEPLNV from the coding sequence ATGAAGGTGGTCATAGCGCCGGACAAGTTCAAGGGCTCGCTCTCTGCCCCGGACGTTGCCCGGCACGTTGAAGCAGGGCTGCAACGGGCGTGCGGCGGCAACCTTGAAGTCATCCGGATTCCGGTGGCCGACGGCGGCGAGGGCACCCTCGACGCCGCCGTCGGCTCCGGCTTCACCCGCCGCAGCGCCGTCGTCACCGGCCCCACCGGGCAGCGGCTCCGGGCGGAGTTTGCGGTCCGCGGCCGGGAAGCAGTCATCGAAATGGCCGCCGCATCCGGCCTGGCCGTCTTGCCCGGCGGCCCCGCGGGCGCCGGCAGCGGCGGGGCCGGCAGCGGCGGGGCCGGCGAAGCGGTGTCCGGCGGCCGGCCGGATTCCGACACCGCCAAAGGCGCCACCAGCCTGGGCACGGGAGAACTGATCCGGGCGGCGCTCGACGCCGGCTGCCGGCAGATCATCCTCGGCGTCGGCGGCAGCGCCAATACCGACGGCGGCGCCGGCGTCCTACAGGGGCTCGGGGCCAGACTCCTCGACGCCGACGGCAGTGAACTCCCGCCCGGCGGCGCTGCCCTCGCCCGGCTGGCCTGGATCGACTTCGCCGGCTTCGATTCCCGGCTGGACGAGGCCCGCTTCGTCCTGGCCAGCGACGTGGACAACCCCCTGCTCGGACCGGCTGGGGCCGCGGCGGTCTTCGGCCCGCAGAAAGGGGCCACTCCGGCGGACGTGGAAACCCTCGATGCCGCCCTGGCCCACTTCGTGGACGTGCTCGCGGCCGAGATCGGCCCCCGGGCGCTGAAGGCGGCCGACGCGCCGGGCGCCGGAGCGGCCGGCGGCGTGGGCTACGCCGCCATCGCGGTACTGGCCGCGGCCCGCAGGCCGGGCATCGACGTCGTTCTTGAATTCACCAGGCTTGGCGACCGGCTGGCGGGCGCGGACCTGGTGATCACGGGCGAAGGCAGCCTGGACGAACAGAGCCTGCTCGGCAAGACGCCCATGGGCGTTGCGCGGGCGGCGGCGCGGGCCGGCGTGCCGGTGGTGGCCGTCTGCGGCCGCACCACGCTGACTCAGCGACAGCAGGTGGATTCCGGATTCCGGCAGGTCTACCCGCTGACATCGCTGGAGTCCAAGGTAGAAATATGTATAGCCGAAGCAGGACCGCTGCTTGAGCAATTGGGAAAGCACATCGGCGCGGAGCTGCCGGGCCTGGTCCCGGCCAGCATGGCGCCGGGGAAAAGTGCCCGCACAAAGGAGCCCCTCAATGTCTGA
- a CDS encoding aldolase has product MSRIDAQLAATDQLLERNYPGDDGTRQPVHTVYVPADRFTPGFAADWGAQALAAADAHGGLERLCTLLGQDPELAGAVASRVAAKLGSEPIEDLRLDFEDGYGDRGDDAEDADAVAAAAAVAAAVADGSAPPFIGIRFKCFEAPTRARGLRTLDLFVSGLAAAGELPEGLVLTLPKVTTVAQVQAMAYAVARLEEFHGLPAGRLRFEVQVETPQLILGPDGTAPVAQLPHAVPGRISALHYGTYDYSASLQIAAEYQSMEHPVADYAKEVMQLAVAGTGIRLSDGSTNVIPVGDGVLDAWRLHGRLVRRSLERGYYQGWDLHPAQLPSRFAATYAFYRQGLPAAAARLRNYMERTEGGVMDEPATARALAAFVLRGVQCGAVGAEEVLALAGVGLPQLTMLAHPRLAQPAASHNH; this is encoded by the coding sequence CTGAGCAGGATCGATGCCCAGCTGGCGGCGACGGACCAGCTGCTCGAGCGGAACTATCCGGGCGACGACGGCACCCGCCAGCCCGTACACACCGTCTACGTCCCGGCCGACCGTTTCACCCCGGGCTTCGCCGCCGACTGGGGCGCCCAGGCCCTGGCCGCGGCCGACGCCCACGGCGGGCTGGAGCGGCTTTGCACCCTGCTCGGCCAGGATCCCGAGCTGGCCGGCGCGGTCGCCTCCCGCGTGGCCGCGAAGCTGGGCAGCGAGCCGATCGAGGACCTACGGCTGGATTTCGAGGACGGCTACGGTGACCGTGGTGACGACGCCGAGGACGCCGACGCCGTCGCCGCCGCGGCCGCTGTTGCCGCCGCCGTGGCGGACGGGAGTGCCCCGCCGTTCATCGGGATCCGGTTCAAGTGCTTCGAGGCCCCCACCCGTGCCCGCGGGCTGCGCACGCTGGACCTGTTTGTCTCCGGCCTCGCGGCCGCCGGCGAGCTCCCGGAAGGCCTGGTCCTCACGCTGCCCAAGGTCACCACGGTGGCCCAGGTGCAGGCCATGGCCTACGCCGTGGCCCGGCTGGAGGAATTCCACGGACTGCCCGCCGGGCGCCTGAGGTTCGAAGTCCAGGTGGAGACGCCGCAGCTGATCCTCGGCCCGGACGGCACGGCACCGGTGGCGCAGCTGCCGCACGCTGTCCCCGGCCGGATCAGCGCCCTGCACTATGGCACCTACGACTACTCGGCTTCCCTGCAGATTGCCGCGGAATACCAGTCCATGGAACACCCGGTGGCGGATTACGCCAAAGAGGTGATGCAGCTCGCCGTCGCCGGAACCGGTATCCGGCTCTCCGACGGTTCCACCAATGTCATCCCCGTCGGCGACGGAGTGCTGGACGCCTGGCGCCTCCATGGCCGGCTGGTCCGCCGCTCGCTGGAGCGCGGCTACTACCAGGGCTGGGACCTCCACCCCGCCCAGCTGCCGAGCCGCTTCGCCGCGACGTACGCGTTCTACCGGCAGGGCCTTCCCGCCGCCGCCGCCAGGCTCCGCAACTATATGGAGCGCACCGAGGGCGGCGTCATGGACGAACCCGCAACCGCCCGCGCCCTGGCCGCCTTCGTGCTGCGCGGCGTCCAGTGCGGCGCCGTCGGCGCCGAAGAGGTTCTGGCGCTGGCCGGCGTCGGACTCCCCCAACTCACCATGCTGGCCCACCCCCGGCTGGCACAGCCTGCCGCCTCCCACAACCACTGA
- the allB gene encoding allantoinase AllB, protein MSEDSFDLVIRGQRILTTAGIAAREVGVRGGKIVAIEPLGNGLSGTEVIELADDETLLPGLVDTHVHVNEPGRTEWEGFASATRAAAAGGVTTIIDMPLNSIPPTTTVEGLKLKREVAEDQAFVDVGFWGGAVPGNKADLRPLHDEGVFGFKCFLLHSGVDEFPHLDADEMEEDMAELKSFDSLMIVHAEDSHAIDRAPHPGGDHYSTFLASRPRGAENKAIAEVIERARWTGARAHILHLSSSDALPMIATAKRDGVHLTVETCPHYLTLMAEEIPDGATAYKCCPPIREAANRELLWQGLQDGTIDCIVSDHSPSTLDLKDLENGDFAVAWGGVSSLQLGLSLIWTEARHRGISLEQVVSWMAEKPAALARLTSKGRLALGYDADFAVFAPDEAFVVDVSKLKHKNPITPYDGKALSGVVRKTYLRGTLIDGQTPGGKLIRRGGV, encoded by the coding sequence ATGTCTGAAGACAGCTTTGACCTCGTCATCCGGGGCCAGCGCATTCTCACCACGGCCGGCATCGCGGCACGGGAGGTGGGCGTCCGCGGCGGCAAGATCGTCGCCATCGAGCCGCTCGGCAACGGGCTATCCGGCACGGAAGTGATTGAGCTCGCCGACGACGAAACCCTCCTTCCGGGACTTGTGGACACTCACGTCCATGTCAACGAGCCGGGCCGCACCGAATGGGAGGGCTTCGCGTCCGCCACCCGTGCCGCCGCGGCCGGGGGCGTGACCACCATCATCGACATGCCGCTGAATTCGATCCCGCCCACCACCACCGTGGAAGGGCTCAAGCTCAAGCGCGAGGTGGCCGAGGACCAGGCGTTTGTGGACGTCGGATTCTGGGGCGGCGCCGTGCCCGGCAACAAGGCGGACCTGCGGCCGCTGCACGACGAGGGCGTGTTCGGCTTCAAGTGCTTCCTGCTGCACTCCGGCGTGGACGAGTTCCCGCACCTGGACGCGGACGAGATGGAGGAGGACATGGCCGAGCTCAAGTCCTTCGATTCGCTCATGATCGTCCACGCCGAGGACTCCCACGCAATCGACCGCGCGCCCCACCCCGGCGGCGACCACTATTCCACGTTCCTGGCCTCCCGCCCCCGCGGCGCCGAGAACAAGGCCATCGCCGAGGTGATCGAGCGTGCCCGCTGGACCGGCGCCCGCGCCCACATCCTGCACCTGTCCTCTTCCGATGCCCTGCCGATGATCGCCACGGCCAAGCGCGACGGCGTCCACCTCACCGTGGAGACGTGCCCGCACTACCTCACGCTCATGGCCGAGGAGATCCCCGACGGCGCCACAGCGTACAAGTGCTGCCCGCCCATCCGCGAGGCCGCCAACCGCGAGCTGCTCTGGCAGGGCCTGCAGGACGGCACCATCGACTGCATCGTCTCGGACCACTCCCCGTCCACCCTGGACCTCAAGGACCTGGAAAACGGCGACTTCGCCGTGGCGTGGGGCGGGGTCTCCTCGCTGCAGCTTGGCCTGTCCCTGATCTGGACCGAGGCGCGGCACCGCGGCATCTCCCTGGAGCAGGTGGTTTCCTGGATGGCCGAGAAGCCGGCAGCCCTGGCACGCCTCACCAGCAAGGGCAGGCTCGCGCTGGGGTACGACGCCGACTTCGCCGTCTTTGCACCCGACGAGGCATTCGTGGTGGATGTGTCCAAGCTCAAGCACAAGAACCCCATCACCCCGTATGACGGCAAGGCGCTTTCCGGGGTGGTCCGGAAGACCTATCTCCGCGGCACCCTGATCGATGGCCAGACCCCCGGCGGAAAGCTCATCCGCCGCGGCGGGGTATGA
- a CDS encoding TIM barrel protein, with translation MTYSVNCSILLTELPLLERPAAAKAAGFDAVEFWWPFATSVPGDAEVTRFERAITDAGVQLAGLNFNAGDMPAGDRGLVSWKGRCSEFKDNIDVVAGIGGRLGCTAFNALYGNRQDGYTPEAQDELAVTNLAAAAAGVGRIGGTVLLEPVSGAPRYPLLSADDALRVIARVREETGAQNIKLLADFYHLSVNGDDVPAVIEKHAKDFGHIQIADNPGRGAPGTGELPLGDWIARSRQLGYEGYIGLEYKEPAETAFAWAIRQRANR, from the coding sequence ATGACGTATTCCGTGAACTGCTCCATCCTGCTGACCGAATTGCCCCTCCTCGAGCGGCCCGCCGCGGCGAAGGCTGCCGGCTTTGACGCCGTCGAGTTCTGGTGGCCGTTCGCAACGTCAGTCCCCGGCGACGCCGAGGTCACCCGCTTCGAGCGGGCCATCACCGACGCCGGCGTCCAGCTCGCCGGCCTGAACTTCAACGCCGGCGACATGCCGGCCGGGGACCGGGGTCTGGTGTCCTGGAAGGGCCGCTGCTCCGAATTCAAGGACAACATCGACGTCGTCGCCGGGATCGGCGGGCGGCTCGGCTGCACGGCCTTCAACGCCCTCTACGGCAACCGCCAGGACGGCTACACCCCGGAGGCCCAGGACGAACTGGCGGTCACCAACCTTGCCGCCGCGGCCGCGGGCGTGGGCCGCATCGGGGGCACCGTGCTGCTCGAACCGGTCAGCGGCGCACCGCGCTACCCGCTCCTCAGCGCGGACGACGCCCTCCGGGTCATCGCCCGCGTCAGGGAGGAAACCGGCGCGCAGAACATCAAACTCCTCGCCGACTTCTACCACCTGTCGGTCAACGGCGACGACGTCCCTGCCGTCATCGAGAAGCACGCCAAGGACTTCGGCCACATCCAGATCGCCGACAACCCCGGCCGCGGGGCTCCCGGAACCGGTGAGCTGCCCCTCGGCGATTGGATCGCCCGCAGCCGCCAACTCGGCTATGAGGGCTACATCGGCCTCGAGTACAAGGAACCGGCGGAAACCGCCTTCGCCTGGGCCATCCGCCAGCGCGCGAACCGCTAG
- a CDS encoding winged helix-turn-helix domain-containing protein, with protein sequence MSQAAVAVPGHNVRGTARQPSHSLTVPGQATHGQVVPGQAVPGQARHAGLTAKGLAVWVTLPDGADCDPAVLARAAELVLGRALRCAPEAEVHFRPAAGAATSAVIRSAEDGSIPAGPTPEVPGGTADAEPADGVGADDNGTDDGGAGGGGAGEGGGADEGGAPLAPVPGTISRLAVDLAAGDARLDGERVPLTDVEFALLRCLVQNCSRTVSRQELQHCLDAFGTPGAATRSIDVYVGRLRRKLKGCRHAVVTVRSGGYRFLPGPLAVVRGPAEYSI encoded by the coding sequence ATGAGCCAGGCAGCCGTGGCCGTCCCCGGACACAACGTCCGCGGAACGGCCCGGCAGCCCAGCCACTCACTGACCGTTCCCGGACAGGCCACTCATGGACAGGTAGTTCCCGGACAGGCAGTTCCCGGACAGGCCCGGCACGCCGGCCTCACGGCGAAGGGGCTGGCCGTCTGGGTCACCCTCCCGGACGGCGCCGACTGTGACCCGGCCGTACTGGCCCGCGCAGCCGAACTGGTGCTCGGCCGCGCCCTTAGATGTGCCCCGGAGGCGGAAGTCCACTTCAGGCCCGCCGCCGGAGCCGCAACGTCCGCCGTCATCCGGTCCGCGGAAGACGGCAGCATCCCGGCGGGACCCACGCCTGAAGTCCCCGGCGGGACCGCCGACGCCGAGCCGGCTGACGGCGTCGGCGCTGACGACAACGGGACCGACGACGGCGGGGCTGGCGGCGGCGGGGCTGGCGAGGGCGGCGGCGCTGACGAAGGCGGGGCGCCCCTGGCGCCCGTCCCCGGCACCATCAGCCGGCTCGCCGTCGACCTCGCGGCCGGGGATGCCAGGCTCGACGGCGAGCGCGTGCCCCTGACGGACGTGGAGTTCGCCCTCCTGCGATGCCTCGTGCAGAACTGCTCCCGCACGGTCAGCCGGCAGGAACTGCAGCATTGCCTCGACGCGTTCGGCACCCCCGGCGCGGCCACCCGGTCCATCGACGTGTACGTCGGCCGGCTGCGCCGGAAGCTCAAGGGCTGCCGGCACGCCGTCGTCACCGTCCGAAGCGGCGGCTACCGCTTCCTCCCCGGTCCGCTGGCCGTGGTGCGCGGGCCGGCCGAATACAGCATCTGA
- the gcl gene encoding glyoxylate carboligase, whose protein sequence is MTKMRTVDAAVAILEKEGATEAFGLPGAAINPFYSAMRAHGGIRHTLARHVEGASHMADGYSRARDGNIGICIGTSGPAGTDMITGLYAAWADSIPMLCITGQAPVAKLHKEDFQAVDIESIAKPVTKMAMTIREPGQVPGAFQKAFQLMRSGRPGPVLLDLPIDVQMAEIEFDIETYEPLPVEKPKASRKQLEKALDMLTAAKHPLIVAGGGIINAGASEQLVELAELLGVPVIPTLMGWGAISDDHPLMAGMVGLQTSHRYGNATMLASDFVIGIGNRWANRHTGGLDTYTAGRKFVHIDIEPTQIGRVFSPDLGIASDAGAALTGLVELARERQAAGTLPDYSGWAADCAERKATLHRKTHFENIPIKPQRVYEEMNKSFGKDTTYVSTIGLSQIAGAQMLHVFGPRKWINAGQAGPLGWTAPAALGVVRGKPDETVVALSGDYDFQFMIEELAVGAQFNLPYIHVVVNNSYLGLIRQSQRGFNMEQNVSLAFENINSTELSATASGYGVDHIKVAEGLGCKAIRVEDPNDLASAFDKAKAMAGEFKVPVVVEVILEKITNISMGVEINAVNEFEELAETAEDAPTAILAMQA, encoded by the coding sequence ATGACTAAGATGCGCACCGTTGACGCTGCCGTCGCCATCCTGGAAAAGGAGGGCGCCACCGAGGCGTTCGGCCTGCCAGGCGCGGCCATCAACCCGTTCTATTCCGCGATGCGGGCCCACGGCGGCATCCGCCACACCCTGGCCCGCCACGTTGAGGGCGCCAGCCACATGGCTGACGGTTACAGCCGGGCCCGGGACGGCAACATCGGCATCTGCATCGGCACGTCCGGGCCCGCCGGCACGGACATGATCACCGGCCTGTATGCCGCCTGGGCCGATTCCATCCCCATGCTGTGCATCACCGGCCAGGCGCCCGTGGCCAAGCTCCACAAGGAAGACTTCCAGGCCGTGGACATCGAATCCATCGCCAAGCCGGTCACCAAGATGGCCATGACCATCCGGGAGCCGGGCCAGGTTCCGGGCGCCTTCCAGAAAGCCTTCCAGCTGATGCGCTCGGGCCGCCCGGGCCCGGTGCTGCTGGACCTGCCGATCGACGTTCAGATGGCCGAAATCGAGTTCGACATCGAGACCTATGAGCCGCTGCCCGTGGAAAAGCCGAAGGCCAGCCGCAAGCAGCTGGAGAAAGCACTGGACATGCTCACCGCTGCGAAGCATCCGCTGATCGTGGCCGGCGGCGGCATCATCAACGCCGGCGCCTCCGAGCAACTGGTGGAACTGGCCGAACTGCTGGGCGTTCCGGTCATCCCCACGTTGATGGGCTGGGGCGCCATCTCCGACGACCACCCGCTCATGGCCGGCATGGTGGGCCTGCAGACCAGCCACCGCTACGGCAACGCGACCATGCTGGCCTCCGACTTCGTTATCGGCATCGGCAACCGCTGGGCCAACCGCCACACCGGCGGCCTGGACACCTACACGGCCGGCCGCAAGTTCGTGCACATCGACATCGAGCCCACGCAGATCGGCCGCGTGTTCTCCCCGGACCTCGGGATCGCCTCGGACGCCGGCGCGGCCCTGACCGGCCTGGTCGAACTGGCCCGCGAACGCCAGGCGGCGGGAACCCTCCCGGACTATTCCGGCTGGGCCGCCGACTGCGCGGAGCGCAAGGCCACCCTGCACCGCAAGACCCACTTCGAAAACATCCCGATCAAGCCGCAGCGCGTGTACGAGGAGATGAACAAGTCCTTCGGCAAGGACACCACCTACGTCTCCACGATCGGCCTGTCCCAGATCGCCGGCGCCCAGATGCTCCACGTGTTCGGGCCGCGCAAGTGGATCAACGCCGGCCAGGCCGGACCGCTGGGCTGGACCGCCCCGGCCGCTCTCGGCGTTGTCCGCGGCAAGCCGGACGAGACCGTGGTGGCCCTGTCCGGCGACTACGATTTCCAGTTCATGATCGAGGAACTCGCCGTAGGCGCGCAGTTCAACCTCCCCTACATCCACGTGGTGGTCAACAACTCCTACCTCGGCCTGATCCGGCAGTCCCAGCGCGGCTTCAACATGGAACAGAACGTGTCCCTGGCTTTCGAAAACATCAACTCCACGGAACTCTCCGCGACGGCCAGCGGCTACGGCGTGGACCACATCAAGGTGGCCGAGGGCCTGGGCTGCAAGGCCATCCGGGTGGAGGACCCCAACGACCTGGCGTCCGCTTTCGACAAGGCCAAGGCGATGGCCGGCGAGTTCAAGGTTCCCGTGGTGGTGGAAGTGATCCTGGAAAAGATCACCAACATCTCCATGGGTGTGGAGATCAACGCGGTCAACGAGTTCGAGGAACTGGCCGAGACCGCCGAAGACGCCCCGACCGCCATCCTGGCGATGCAGGCCTGA
- a CDS encoding 2-hydroxy-3-oxopropionate reductase, protein MSNVAVIGLGIMGLPMAVNLVNAGHTVTGFNRSQDKINKLVSEGGHGATSIADAVKDADVVITMVPDSPDVEGVVGGPDGVFAHARKGTLWIDASSIRPDVAKRLAEDARTAGIRPLDAPVSGGEQGAIDAALSIMVGGESADFDAARDVLNAVGKTIVHVGPSGSGQTVKAANQLIVAVNIEVLAEAIAFLEAYGVDTNAALKVLGGGLAGSKVLDQKGQKMLDRNFDPGFRLALHHKDLGIVTSAAREANVAVPLGAVVAQLVAATVNQGDGGLDHSGLFKQVLKLSGRK, encoded by the coding sequence ATGAGCAACGTCGCAGTCATCGGACTCGGAATCATGGGCCTGCCCATGGCCGTCAACCTCGTCAATGCCGGCCACACGGTCACCGGTTTCAACCGCAGCCAGGACAAGATCAACAAGCTGGTCTCCGAAGGCGGCCACGGTGCCACGAGCATCGCCGACGCCGTCAAGGACGCCGACGTCGTCATCACCATGGTTCCGGATTCCCCCGACGTCGAGGGCGTCGTCGGCGGCCCGGACGGCGTCTTCGCCCACGCCCGCAAGGGCACATTGTGGATCGATGCCAGCAGCATCCGCCCGGACGTCGCCAAGCGCCTAGCGGAGGACGCCCGGACCGCCGGGATCCGCCCCCTCGACGCCCCGGTTTCCGGCGGCGAACAGGGTGCCATCGACGCCGCACTGTCCATCATGGTGGGCGGCGAATCCGCAGATTTCGACGCCGCCCGCGATGTCCTGAATGCGGTGGGCAAGACGATCGTCCACGTCGGCCCGTCCGGCTCCGGCCAGACCGTCAAGGCAGCCAACCAGCTGATCGTCGCCGTCAACATCGAGGTCCTGGCGGAGGCCATCGCCTTCCTGGAGGCCTACGGCGTGGACACCAACGCGGCCCTCAAGGTCCTCGGCGGAGGCTTGGCCGGCTCCAAGGTCCTGGACCAGAAGGGACAGAAGATGCTCGACCGCAACTTCGACCCCGGCTTCCGCCTGGCCCTGCACCACAAGGACCTGGGCATCGTGACCTCGGCCGCCCGCGAAGCCAACGTCGCCGTCCCGCTCGGCGCCGTCGTCGCGCAGCTCGTCGCCGCCACCGTCAACCAGGGCGACGGCGGACTGGACCACTCGGGCCTCTTCAAGCAGGTCCTGAAGCTCAGCGGCCGCAAGTAA